The Pan troglodytes isolate AG18354 chromosome 7, NHGRI_mPanTro3-v2.0_pri, whole genome shotgun sequence genome has a window encoding:
- the GSDMC gene encoding gasdermin-C isoform X1 — MPSMLERISKNLVKEIGSKDLTPVKYLLSATKLRQFVILRKKKDSRSSFWEQSDYVPVEFSLNDILEPSSSVPETVVTGPFHFSDIMIQKHKADIGVNVGIEVSVSGEASVDHGCSLEFQIVTIPSPNLEDFQKRKLLDPEPSFLKECRRRGDNLYVVTEAVELINNTVLYDSSSVNILGKIALWITYGKGQGQGESLRVKKKALTLQKGMVMAYKRKQLVIKEKAILISDDDEQRTFQDEYEISEMVGYCAARSEGLLPSFHTISPTLFNASSNDMKLKPELFLTQQFLSGHLPKYEQVHILPVGRIEERFWQNFKHLQEEVFQKIKTLAQLSKDVQNVVFYSILAMLRDRGALQDLMNMLELDSSGHLDGPGGAILKKLQQDSNHAWFNPKDPILYLLEAIMVLSDFQHDLLACSVEKRILLQQQELVRSILEPNFRYPWSIPFTLKPELLAPLQSEGLAITYGLLEECGLRMELDNPRSTWDVEAKMPLSALYGTLSLLQQLAEA, encoded by the exons ATGCCCTCCATGTTGGAACGCATTAGCAAAAATTTGGTCAAAGAGATTGGAAGCAAAGACCTGACACCTGTCAAATACCTATTGAGTGCCACCAAATTACGTCAGTTTGTTATATTACGAAAGAAGAAGGATTCTCGTTCATCATTTTGGGAACAATCTGACTATGTTCCAGTTGAATTCTCCCTCAATGACATCCTGGAGCCAAGTTCTTCAGTCCCAG AAACTGTTGTGACAGGACCGTTCCACTTCAGTGACATTATGATCCAGAAGCATAAGGCTGACATAGGTGTGAATGTTGGTATAGAAGTGAGTGTGTCAGGGGAGGCCTCTGTGGACCATGGATGCTCCCTCGAGTTTCAAATTGTTACCATCCCATCACCAAACCTGGAAGACTTTCAAAAAAG GAAACTGTTGGATCCAGAGCCATCATTTCTGAAGGAGTGCCGGAGGAGAGGGGACAACCTGTACGTGGTGACAGAGGCTGTTGAACTGATCAACAATACTGTGCTGTACGATAGCAGTAGTGTGAATATTTTAGGGAAAATTGCTCTTTGGATTACCTATGGCAAG GGTCAAGGCCAAGGAGAGAGTCTCAGAGTGAAGAAGAAGGCGCTGACTCTGCAGAAAGGCATGGTGATGGCTTATAAGAGAAAGCAGCTGGTTATCAAGGAGAAAG CCATTCTCATCTCAGATGATGATGAACAGAGAACCTTTCAAGATG AGTACGAAATTTCCGAAATGGTAGGCTACTGTGCTGCGAGGAGTGAGGGGTTGCTACCATCATTTCATACCATCTCTCCAACCCTCTTCAATGCCTCATCcaatgatatgaagttaaaaccag agCTATTTCTGACACAGCAATTTTTGAGCGGGCATTTGCCAA aatacGAACAAGTTCACATCCTCCCAGTAG GAAGAATAGAGGAACGCTTCTGGCAAA ATTTCAAGCATCTACAAGAGGAGgttttccagaaaataaagacaCTGGCTCAGCTCTCAAAGGATGTTCAGAATGTCGTGTTCTATAGTATCCTGGCCATGCTCAGAGACAGAGGGGCTCTACAGGACCTGATGAACATG CTGGAATTGGACAGCTCAGGTCATTTGGATGGCCCTGGTGGTGCCATCCTAAAGAAACTTCAACAGGATTCAAACCATGCATGGTTTAACCCAAAGGACCCCATTCTTTATCTCCTTGAAGCCATAATGG TGCTGAGTGACTTCCAACACGATTTGCTGGCCTGTTCCGTGGAGAAGAGGATCCTGCTTCAGCAACAGGAGCTG GTAAGGAGCATCCTGGAGCCAAACTTCAGATACCCCTGGAGCATTCCCTTCACCCTCAAACCTGAGCTCCTCGCCCCACTCCAGAGTGAGGGTTTGGCCATCACCTATGGCCTGCTGGAGGAGTGTGGCCTTAGGATGGAGCTGGATAACCCCAGGTCAACCTGGGATGTAGAAGCAAAGATGCCCCTGTCTGCCCTCTATGGGACTCTCTCGTTGCTGCAGCAGCTGGCTGAGGCCTAA
- the GSDMC gene encoding gasdermin-C isoform X2, whose product MPSMLERISKNLVKEIGSKDLTPVKYLLSATKLRQFVILRKKKDSRSSFWEQSDYVPVEFSLNDILEPSSSVPETVVTGPFHFSDIMIQKHKADIGVNVGIEVSVSGEASVDHGCSLEFQIVTIPSPNLEDFQKRKLLDPEPSFLKECRRRGDNLYVVTEAVELINNTVLYDSSSVNILGKIALWITYGKGQGQGESLRVKKKALTLQKGMVMAYKRKQLVIKEKAILISDDDEQRTFQDEYEISEMVGYCAARSEGLLPSFHTISPTLFNASSNDMKLKPELFLTQQFLSGHLPKYEQVHILPVGRIEERFWQNFKHLQEEVFQKIKTLAQLSKDVQNVVFYSILAMLRDRGALQDLMNMLELDSSGHLDGPGGAILKKLQQDSNHAWFNPKDPILYLLEAIMVLSDFQHDLLACSVEKRILLQQQELGMTSMLLLVLWIPKLLLLLLSCMAPGYWGRSLLFLILKAGL is encoded by the exons ATGCCCTCCATGTTGGAACGCATTAGCAAAAATTTGGTCAAAGAGATTGGAAGCAAAGACCTGACACCTGTCAAATACCTATTGAGTGCCACCAAATTACGTCAGTTTGTTATATTACGAAAGAAGAAGGATTCTCGTTCATCATTTTGGGAACAATCTGACTATGTTCCAGTTGAATTCTCCCTCAATGACATCCTGGAGCCAAGTTCTTCAGTCCCAG AAACTGTTGTGACAGGACCGTTCCACTTCAGTGACATTATGATCCAGAAGCATAAGGCTGACATAGGTGTGAATGTTGGTATAGAAGTGAGTGTGTCAGGGGAGGCCTCTGTGGACCATGGATGCTCCCTCGAGTTTCAAATTGTTACCATCCCATCACCAAACCTGGAAGACTTTCAAAAAAG GAAACTGTTGGATCCAGAGCCATCATTTCTGAAGGAGTGCCGGAGGAGAGGGGACAACCTGTACGTGGTGACAGAGGCTGTTGAACTGATCAACAATACTGTGCTGTACGATAGCAGTAGTGTGAATATTTTAGGGAAAATTGCTCTTTGGATTACCTATGGCAAG GGTCAAGGCCAAGGAGAGAGTCTCAGAGTGAAGAAGAAGGCGCTGACTCTGCAGAAAGGCATGGTGATGGCTTATAAGAGAAAGCAGCTGGTTATCAAGGAGAAAG CCATTCTCATCTCAGATGATGATGAACAGAGAACCTTTCAAGATG AGTACGAAATTTCCGAAATGGTAGGCTACTGTGCTGCGAGGAGTGAGGGGTTGCTACCATCATTTCATACCATCTCTCCAACCCTCTTCAATGCCTCATCcaatgatatgaagttaaaaccag agCTATTTCTGACACAGCAATTTTTGAGCGGGCATTTGCCAA aatacGAACAAGTTCACATCCTCCCAGTAG GAAGAATAGAGGAACGCTTCTGGCAAA ATTTCAAGCATCTACAAGAGGAGgttttccagaaaataaagacaCTGGCTCAGCTCTCAAAGGATGTTCAGAATGTCGTGTTCTATAGTATCCTGGCCATGCTCAGAGACAGAGGGGCTCTACAGGACCTGATGAACATG CTGGAATTGGACAGCTCAGGTCATTTGGATGGCCCTGGTGGTGCCATCCTAAAGAAACTTCAACAGGATTCAAACCATGCATGGTTTAACCCAAAGGACCCCATTCTTTATCTCCTTGAAGCCATAATGG TGCTGAGTGACTTCCAACACGATTTGCTGGCCTGTTCCGTGGAGAAGAGGATCCTGCTTCAGCAACAGGAGCTG GGTATGACCAGCATGTTACTCCTGGTCCTCTGGATCCCAAAGCTCTTGCTCCTTTTATTATCCTGCATGGCCCCTGGATACTGGGGCAGAAGCCTTCTCTTCCTGATCTTAAAGGCTGGTCTGTAG